The uncultured Subdoligranulum sp. genomic sequence CATCACCCAGGAGCGCAAGGACTCCGGCTGGCTGTTCTCTGACGGCTACTACACCGCCACCCAGACCATGACCGTGCCTGCCAACTCCGACATCACCGGCTTCGACGGCCTGCAGGGCAAGACCGTTGCCGTCAAGACCGGCACCCAGGGCGCTGCCTACGCCGAGAGCCTGAAGGATCAGTACGGCTTCACCATCCAGTCCTTTGAGGATTCTCCCACGATGTACCAGGCTGTGCTGGGCGGCCAGTGCGCAGCCTGCTTCGAGGATACCCCCATCATGCAGGCTTCCATCAAGGACGGCGGCCTGGCCCTGAAGGTCCTGGAAGATACCGCCAATGAGGGCGGCGACTACGGCTTCGCCATCTTCAACGCCGACAACCAGGAACTGCTGGATATGTTCAACGCCGGTCTTGCCGACATCAAGGAAAACGGTAAGTACGACGAGATCCTGGCCAAGTATCTGGGCTAAGCTTCAATCAAAGAAGGAAACAGTCGTGCACGGCGGTGCCTGACACTCCTGTTTCCCCCTTTGGAAGTACGGGTTGCGGTTCCCGCATCCTGCGGCGCGCCTTGTGGCGGCGCTTGCACTCTGCGACCGCTGCCCCTGCTCCGCCGCGCTGATTCTGCCGCAGGCAGCGCGCGGCTCTGCAGCTCTTCGACAAAATTTGACCCAAAACCGCGCACTCGGCGCGGACGCCTCGCACACAATTTTGGGCCAAATTTCCCTGGAGGTGTCGCCGGTGTCGGCACATGTCCGCCCCCGGCGACGGATTTAAAAAGATCCCTTACAAATTCAATCGCCCGCGGGGACGCCTGTTGTCGCAGGCGCCCCCGCTTTTTCGTGTTCCCCCATTCATTTCGGAAAGGAGAGTTCCGCCCTTGATCCAGATCATCACCACCTACGGCGGCCTGCTGCTGACGGCCATGGGCCAGACGCTGCTGCTGGCACTCTGCGGGCTGTTCTTCGCCTGCATCCTGGGCCTGATCTTCGGCCTGCTCAGCGTGGTCAAAAACCGGGCCTGCAACATCATCTCCATCATCTTCGTGGACGCCATCCGCGGCGTGCCCATGATCGTGCTGGCCTACTTCATCTATTTCGGCATTCCCTATCTGCTCAACACCATTCTGGGCTTCGGCGGCGTCACCCTCACCGCCCTGCAGGCCGGTACCATCTGCCTGGCGCTGAACTGCGGCGCCTATATGGCCGAGATCATCCGCGCCGGCATCGAGAGCGTGGACAAGGGCCAGATGGAAGCCGCCCGCAGCCTGGGCCTGCCCTACTGGCGCGCCATGTTCCGGGTGGTGCTGCCCCAGGCCATCCGCACCATGATCCCCAGCATCATCAACCAGTTCATCATCACCCTCAAGGATACCTCCATCCTGTCGGTCATCGGTTTCCCCGAGCTGGTCAACACCGCCAAGAACGTGGTGGCCAACTCCTTCATGTCCTTCCAGGTCTGGGCCATCGTGGCTGTCATGTACCTGATCGTCATCACCATCCTGTCGGTGC encodes the following:
- a CDS encoding amino acid ABC transporter permease, producing the protein MIQIITTYGGLLLTAMGQTLLLALCGLFFACILGLIFGLLSVVKNRACNIISIIFVDAIRGVPMIVLAYFIYFGIPYLLNTILGFGGVTLTALQAGTICLALNCGAYMAEIIRAGIESVDKGQMEAARSLGLPYWRAMFRVVLPQAIRTMIPSIINQFIITLKDTSILSVIGFPELVNTAKNVVANSFMSFQVWAIVAVMYLIVITILSVLAKQMERRLNRGRE
- a CDS encoding transporter substrate-binding domain-containing protein, giving the protein MKKLLAFGMAAMMALSLAACGGAASSSEAASSEAASSSEAASTAETAGSDKTWVIATDTVFKPFEYTDANGDFVGIDVDILAAIAEDQGFQYELKSLGWDSAIAACQAGQADGMIAGASITQERKDSGWLFSDGYYTATQTMTVPANSDITGFDGLQGKTVAVKTGTQGAAYAESLKDQYGFTIQSFEDSPTMYQAVLGGQCAACFEDTPIMQASIKDGGLALKVLEDTANEGGDYGFAIFNADNQELLDMFNAGLADIKENGKYDEILAKYLG